The nucleotide sequence catcactgaaagtgaaaatgtcagtatttcattgagacttgagattaaataaactgcttaagtattgtagatcttgtagtattcattttcacatgcatttacacattgtcggttaaaaacaagaaagtggctggtaaaaacattgagtggctggtagattttgaaatccaccagccacagtggccggtggacaaaaaagttaatttccatccctgatgCTGATATTGTGCACAATGTGTCACTGGTTTTGTATTTTTACACTGTTTTCAGCAGTTGCAATTCATATGAAAAGTTCAGTTTACCGTGTTGTTGGCTTATCTGTgtttacaaaaactgcttatttaaatatttcagggAGAATGTTCTTTCAAATGTGTCTGACAAGATATTTGACAAACCCATCTGCGAGGTGCTCTTAAATCAGAAGTATTTCAATGGGATCGGGAACTATCTTCGAGCAGAGATTTTGTTCAGGTAACTCAATTTCTAATGTTTTCTTGATTTGAATTACCAGAGATGCACTGGTCAGCTGGCCATCAGTTGGAACTGACCATTTTTTTCCCACCTAACATTGCATTCAACAGCTGATCTATGTCACTTCCCAAAATTGTCTGAAAAGCACAACAAATTTCATCTTAAGGATTGTCAAtacattttatcttaaaaatTCATAATGATTTAATATAAAGCAACtgctatagacggtttcaacggcaacaacataaacaaacgttactgcacaTGCACGCTTTTatggccctaacttaacttccggtagacttccaaatagaatcaataacaacagccaagtccctctagagtagatatttcttttgataaacaaaatatgtttgctgcgtaaatcaggtggacttaatgaaaatgcaaattaattattttcgagcaggagatgcataaagcgcgagaaatagaggtttccccagtaacagctgtaaacaaagcagagctacgctcacaaacgctgcgttatcaggcatataacatgcaagtcttccttcagaaatagtgatataaaaacacccgtgcctcattttgatatttaaacatataaatgtaaggaattattatcattaaatgtGCAGCACGTAACGTTACTCAggtttattcaacaaagcctttgtgaaaatcgatcagttttaaaatcgtggcgagtctccaaaaataaataaaaatatgggggaccaaatcagcaaaaaaataaaataaatgtaacgacAGAAAAAAAACCTAAGGAAATAAATGACTTGATAGAAACGAATATGGTTCATttgtaataaattgtaattatttacttattcttccatatatttattatttatttttagtttttgcagCTTTGGTCCTCCATACTCTAACACCTTTATGTTTTAATCGTTACATAAATTgattgcatgcattttttttaaaaggattttttattatttgattttatgtAATACTACAAAACAAAAAGTCAAATCATTCTGTTTCTTGCTCAAATTTAAAACAACTTCTGATGCTATATTGCATTTCTTGTTCATATACACTTTCATTCTTTCTTGTCTGTTGCttgaagaaataaaaatgtgaagtCGCTATTGCAATCAGCCCCATTTGCTGGTAAAACGTGAATGGCAATCGAAATATATCATGTAAAAATCATGAAAAGTGCATTTCTAAATCTCAGCTTTAAGAATAAAACCACATTGTTTAGCTGAAAAATCCGCCAATGATTTACTTAATTGTGCATGAAACCTCTCTTTGATGGCCTACTATCATGCCAGTCTAAATCTAATTATGAGGAAAAGTAACAGATTTTTCCCCATTCTTTTCAGATTACAAACCCCTCCGTTTGTGAAGGCACGGACAGTTCTAGAGGGACTTGAACTGAAAGACGAGGATAAAAACAAGGTTAAAAAGGAGATTACAGTTGAAGAGGTGAAGGAATCTGACCTTCTTGTCTTTCTAAGTGTATTAATATGCACTTTGTTCGGCATAAATCATTTCTTTGTACGGTTTCATTCAGTCAACAGAGAAAACCGGAAAGAAAGTGGTGAAGGCTGAGACCCCagaccttctttctttgtgtcacACTGTTCCCTTGGAAGTGGTGCAATTGGGTGGGTTTATACTGGAACCAACTGTGATTTATTAACTGATTTTGCACAGTTGTACATGCTACATGTAAGATCAATTTGTGCATGATGGTACTTGTGCAAAATCCCAGTGTcagtgacatttcatttttagttttagatCAGCATCCATGCATCTgcttttttacttcattttttatACCCTAAGGTGAAAATGGTTATGCTCCAGCAAAGGGGAAGTATTCTGTGCTTCAAGCCTGGATGCGATGTTACTGTGTGGAAGGAATGAACTCATTAGGTGACCACAATGGACGGACAATTTGGTTCAAAGTATGTGTTGGTAATTCTCTGCAAATCTTAATTCTAATCCTGGAGACGCATTTAGAGTTCAGTCTGATTTTGATTCATTAATTGCTTTGTTTTAAGGGGGACCCCGGTCCTATGGTGCCCAAAGGTAAAATCCCTTTACAATAGAAACAGATGATTGATCCTAAGAATGTTAAAGTCGAATGCAACTAAAAATATTTCTCCATTAGATGCCAAATCTCGCAAAATTATCTGGAAAAGGCAGATAGATGACCACGATAACACTGATTCAAAAGTGAGATGTCATTACTTTGCATTTATAGCACTTGAGTTCATGAACAGATACGAGAACTTCATCAAACAACATCTGCTTCACTCTAGAAAGCCAAAAAGACACGCACCGACAGCATAGCAAAAGCAAAACCTGTTAAGAAAAAGGAAACCGTAaaggtaaagaaagaaaatgcaaaGTCCAAAACACAAAATGCTTCAAAAAGgcagaaaacaaacacagaaaagTTCAATGCAGCACCTGCAGATGAGAACAAGCCGAAAACAAGAGGAAAGAGAAGCTCAAAAGGTTAGAATCTCACATTCACTTTTTATTTGGCTATTTTCAGTATTATTTGTATTCAGATCCTGATTACACTGTGATGTTGTCATTTCTTAAGTTCCTCCAAAGACTGGAACTAATACAATCAAAAGCCAACATGTGGAAGAAGAGATAAAAACTAAAAGGAATTCTGTAGCCTGCAGGAAAACCACAACAAAAGGTATGCCTTCAGTCTTGATACAGAGGCTGACTGTGCTCGGTGAGCCGTTGTATCTTGTGATTATAATCCTTCTGTGGATTTTATTTTAGCAAAGCCACAGCGGAAAATAACTGGCACACGAGGAGGCCGTTCCAAATGATGTCACTCAGACCAAATCATCAGAATGCTTTTGACCAAGAGCTGAAGTCAGCAAGCTGCTGTAATGGACCACCCAGACTTTTTATATTCAGTAATAatttcatatatacagtatgtaatcaAATCTAAAATCTTGTTGTGTTAAATGGCTGCTTGGGGCCTTATCTTTTACTTCTAGTGTTTAATCAACCACATTAACTACCCTTTTCATTAGATTTCACAAAGAGGTGACAGGAAAAAGAACCAAGTAATACATCTTAAATCttagactttttaaaaaaattaaaataaaaaaataaagtttgagtgatttttttttttgtgaaaatgtgtATGAATATAATAAACCACAGTTTTCCAAAGTAACATCAGCTACTAATGAAAAACAGTGAATCAAGTACCATCATGATCGATATGCCATTAAATGGATCACTGTATAATTAAGAGGAGAGATCTGATCTGAAAGGGTTTGAACGTTAAGGACATTCCAGAGGAGGTCTTTGACACTGGAATACTGGAATCAGGACGCTCCAGGAGATCACAACTGTAAAGACAGTTACCTATGAGAATAATGTTCTTAACAGTACAACAATGTTAGTATTAATTGTTTACTCACTGCCATGCTTCTTGTATGGGAAGGGAAGTTGACAAAGTTGTAGTCACGCTGCTTCCGTGAGACTCATAGAGGCGAATAAGTAGGGCATTCTCTCTGCTTTCCGCCTGTGAGAAAAAGGAAACAGAGTTTGTGCTAAACACAGTGGGCAAAATATGTTAGGAGAGGTCACAGACAGGGCATTTCATGAATGGGCACCTGTTTAATTGTCTCCAGGATGACAGCAGGACAGTTTACAGAGAATGCACTCCAGGGTTCAGCAATGACGCCATCAAAGACGTGGAGAGGGAAATTCAGGTTGTAGGCGTACTGGATAACCGAAGCATCCTGGAAGAGGCCTTTTCACAtgcattggttttatttatgGTTGTctgaaaattatttataatggTTTTTAGATTCAAGAAGATGTACCAACCTGTGTGTGGCATCAAGGCATAGGTAAAATTATGACTACCCATATCTGCATTGGCATCTGGCGCTTTTGGAGCACGCAATCTGTGGAAAAAATTGTGATGTTAaccaaaatataatattttaatgccCTGTCTGTACTTGTTTTTCAAAGATACTGCTATGTTTGTTCATTCTGGGTGGGTAGCTTACAGGGACAAGGTCATGATGTTTTCATGGATTGAGTAGCCATATTTGGAGTCATTAAGAAGAGCCACGCCAAAGCCATGCTCAGACAGATCAGCCCATTTGTGTCCCCACACCTATTAAATGAAGCATAAGTTCATACATTATGTAAGGTTCTCCAAAAGAACATAAAACCACAGATGTTATAAGAAGGAGATATGGCTGAGAAACCCATGGGAGAAACTGCAGTGTCCATCACACAGGGGCGTTGGGAAGCATGGTCTGTTGAACTAAAAGAAACAATTGTCCTATTGGAAAGGACACTGTCTGGTGTTTTTGGCGTAGAACGTGCATGGGCATTCATTGGACcaacacccccccacccccagttTGAGCTAAATAATCATGGTTTAAAGTGTGTtttttcagtaaacaagttaCTGAAATATACACTTGCCAAAAAGTGTCCCAAACAAAATACTTGTGGACTTTGGTGACACTAATTCCATTGAGTTTACAGACCATGAAGCAAGGCTGGGCAACTCTCAGAGTCAACTTTCATGCAGACtcaattagggttggagctaagctTCATAGTTGCCCAACCCTGCCACAGGGAGTCTTATAAATTAAACAGGGAGgtttataaattaatgtatttaaaggGCTCTCATAAGGACCTCTTTGTGGCCACCATGTTCCCTTCCCAGCCCACACTTGTCCCACTGAGCCCATACTTAGTTGTGT is from Carassius carassius chromosome 43, fCarCar2.1, whole genome shotgun sequence and encodes:
- the neil1 gene encoding endonuclease 8-like 1, translated to MPEGPELHLASLYVNKMCEGLVFSGAVEKSEVSKNPEVPFCCDAYCIKAHSRGKEVKLTLTPIKNDDDGKRKVTKHQSQQPMDVVFRFGMSGFFRFTSVDDLPKHAHLRFYTNENPPRVLSFEDTRRFGSWHPNGKWQKDRGPCVMFEYESFRENVLSNVSDKIFDKPICEVLLNQKYFNGIGNYLRAEILFRLQTPPFVKARTVLEGLELKDEDKNKVKKEITVEESTEKTGKKVVKAETPDLLSLCHTVPLEVVQLGENGYAPAKGKYSVLQAWMRCYCVEGMNSLGDHNGRTIWFKGDPGPMVPKDAKSRKIIWKRQIDDHDNTDSKKAKKTRTDSIAKAKPVKKKETVKVKKENAKSKTQNASKRQKTNTEKFNAAPADENKPKTRGKRSSKVPPKTGTNTIKSQHVEEEIKTKRNSVACRKTTTKAKPQRKITGTRGGRSK